The Coffea arabica cultivar ET-39 chromosome 3c, Coffea Arabica ET-39 HiFi, whole genome shotgun sequence genome contains a region encoding:
- the LOC140037518 gene encoding protein TIME FOR COFFEE-like isoform X2 translates to MMDRNREARRAAASMVASSNGLPRRRHRSSNSLRDSPDEDGPVELQESVRLRERVKKDRERDRDRDRERDRDRERERERERERERSSRSSKRRRGERIMIHGSNRDDGGEDSSEESVNDDEDEDDEDNATTTAAAAAANNTHNGHHNSGGVRLLPPNPAAASVGVNSMSNHFHSSNSNSHHHHHHHNNTNNNNSSTNHNHQQNHNLQHRKSFPPSAAKVFRAAPVWKAGDEMIGVSVPRKARSASTKRSHDWINSSNTGGNNGGCGGGGGGGGAGVAGVGGGEQIQQPAPASPVRQGLITTTSTPLPVAPMSPSSSNASVRKKIKPNGPKQPRPPKSSSKASSSNPEELEIEIAEVLYGLMTQSQAPPKKEILSNDSREVNRSSSDAKSRVSSPISNSPSTANIQSSPSILPPNSVSSPAGTLSAVAPKRKRPRQVSENPGIYSVRNSPISSTTAKLEADQTPKAETSSPNLEKNSGSTAEGGYDLGNLMNSHVLPPAVAELPLPEPMKVDSEAKLEVKAALAEELGESRDVVLPKEEVVSSPKKESPAVRAEETNREDAASVAALASATKISLTVPEVDKQRGEKFQIDLEAPPPQLRSSPERDGQICLGSASMNHKPIASDVNTEMKPMVAKDKHDEKMVKIGKENGVNVGADEKKVKSAGEDTELPKRGENKPRIIDLQLDLEKPERENGAGNKLQAVHKQQQPLGKASKEEHAEKSGQSNSLPLPMSMTSWPGGLPPMGYMTPIQGVVSMDGSTVSPAPIQPFFSQPRPKRCATHCYIARNIHYLQQIVKMNPFWPAAAAAAGSASLFGSKACNLGVVPPADLHGNIAGRGVNNAQDKGQGLAIFPGHAGKDKVSQPASIADAGQRKQQILLQQALPPVAPNNILHGPAFIFPLNHQQAAVAAASARPSSAKLPPTTGGNVTSANTSSSAAVNTSATASGPPAAVSFNYPNMPTSETQYLAILQNNAYPFPLPAPPNFRGTHPNAMPLFNGSFYSSQIIHPSQLQQQPQPQASASQSQQMPQSHQNTSISSGSSSSQKHLQSQQQRPSGTGDVSGTATGNLNNFPAPKIRPPQQSQQSPNQHITLPQGRQLENEVGTEDSPSTADSRGSRAPVNIYGQNFAMPIHAQSYALLTPPAALANASATNGTGNQSEKKQQHQQQGLKTLVDSLPAQAFAMSFASINGATAAPGIDLSSMAQNHAILQSLPEARQMMAANAAQVAQQRKNFRVSEDSKSGGGDSLNADDERKGLVGKSTASVGQSIAFSRSEFADASGPPAVANSVIDSSRSVSLASGAARTSRPTMSNSVGAVGVSNAQLQAQHQPQQIMQFHKHQQQFVAAAAAWSKNPPTGNGSVYPEHLVSSSPGTAKFPNALSAFPQNLVQSSNSSSPTQSPQWKNSTRSTPSQVPSSFQSSSTSSLKNLPQQHGRTQPSRSQISFAANQKSSAAPAGPPPSSTNQSPASPMMVGSPSTSTISKGASGSPRTTTSASASGKAGQASLSAQQAKNSSVAGQKSSPVGGRNVPSILGGTHIAVTSISGPKPQMQHQQHQHQHQHQHQQQITKNLQQAQLFFSNPYMQSQSPNSTGTNSAVSVPGGGYYVQRRRPDQQQQAQPQQPPGSSTSSSTGMLSLCPVSLAGASTSDPAKAIAAATAAANSLKGGSLASQSILQAAQFAAQSSGTQHQLGFAYVHAVPAGVQVKPVEQKQPAA, encoded by the exons ATGATGGATAGAAATAGGGAGGCCAGAAGGGCAGCGGCTAGTATGGTGGCCTCTTCTAATGGCTTACCTCGAAGAAGACATAGAAGCAGCAATAGTCTTAGAGATTCCCCAG ATGAAGATGGACCGGTTGAGTTGCAAGAATCGGTCAGGTTAAGAGAAAGAGTGAAGAAAGATCGAGAGAGGGATCGAGATCGAGATCGAGAAAGGGACAGAGATAGGGAAAGAGAAAGGGAacgagaaagagaaagagaaaggtcAAGTAGGAGTAGTAAAAGGAGGAGAGGTGAAAGAATAATGATTCATGGAAGTAATAGAGATGACGGTGGTGAAGATAGTTCGGAAGAAAGTGtaaatgatgatgaagatgaagatgatgaagataaCGCTACCACcaccgccgccgccgccgccgccaaTAATACTCACAACGGCCACCACAACAGTGGTGGGGTAAGGTTGCTGCCGCCTAATCCGGCAGCAGCTTCGGTTGGGGTGAATTCGATGTCAAACCATTTTCATAGTAGTAACAGCAATAGCCACCATCATCATCACCATcataataatactaataacaATAATAGTAGTACTAATCATAATCATCAACAAAATCATAATCTTCAGCACCGGAAGAGCTTTCCACCTAGTGCAGCCAAGGTTTTTCGGGCCGCTCCGGTGTGGAAAGCTGGTGATGAAATGATTGGTGTTTCAGTCCCCAGAAAAGCTCGCTCAG catCTACAAAGAGGTCACATGATTGGATTAATTCAAGTAATACTGGTGGAAATAACGGTGGAtgtggaggtggaggtggaggtggaggagCTGGGGTGGCAGGAGTTGGTGGTGGAGAGCAGATTCAGCAGCCAGCTCCGGCTTCACCGGTGAGGCAGGGCTTAATTACAACGACGTCAACGCCGTTGCCGGTGGCTCCAATGTCACCTTCTTCTTCCAATGCTTCAGTTAGGAAGAAGATT AAGCCTAATGGGCCGAAGCAGCCAAGGCCACCCAAGTCATCTTCAAAGGCATCCTCATCGAATCCAGAAGAGCTTGAGATAGAAATAGCTGAAGTCTTGTATGGATTGATGACTCAGTCGCAAGCTCCtccaaagaaagaaattttatccAATGATTCAAGAGAAGTCAACAGATCAAGTAGTGATGCTAAATCAAGGGTTTCTTCTCCGATCTCCAACTCGCCATCAACGGCGAATATTCAGTCCTCTCCCTCCATATTACCTCCCAATTCAGTCTCCTCACCTGCTGGAACCTTATCAGCTGTTG CTCCAAAGAGGAAGAGACCGAGACAAGTGTCGGAGAATCCTGGGATTTATAGTGTTCGGAACAGCCCCATTTCATCTACAACGGCCAAGTTGGAAGCTGATCAGACCCCCAAGGCTGAGACTTCTTCTCCCAATTTGGAGAAAAACTCGGGATCTACAGCTGAAGGTGGGTATGATTTGGGCAATTTAATGAATTCACACGTGTTACCGCCGGCGGTGGCGGAGCTTCCACTGCCGGAGCCGATGAAGGTGGATTCAGAGGCAAAGTTGGAGGTGAAGGCGGCCCTGGCTGAAGAATTAGGCGAAAGCAGAGATGTAGTACTTCCTAAAGAGGAGGTCGTGAGTTCTCCAAAGAAGGAATCCCCTGCAGTAAGGGCAGAGGAGACTAATCGTGAGGATGCTGCATCAGTTGCAGCTTTGGCTTCAGCTACCAAGAT AAGTTTGACTGTTCCTGAGGTGGATAAACAAAGAGGAGAAAAATTCCAGATAGACCTTGAG GCTCCTCCTCCACAGTTGAGATCATCACCTGAAAGAGATGGCCAAATTTGTCTTGGGTCGGCATCAATGAATCATAAGCCTATTGCATCCGATGTTAACACT GAAATGAAGCCAATGGTTGCTAAAGATAAGCATGACGAGAAGATGGTGAAGATTGGAAAAGAAAACGGTGTAAATGTGGGAGCTGATGAAAAGAAAGTGAAATCAGCAGGGGAAGATACAGAATTGCCGAAGAGAGGTGAAAATAAGCCCAGAATTATCGATCTTCAACTGGATTTGGAAAAGCCAGAAAGAGAAAATGGCGCAGGTAACAAATTGCAGGCAGTTCACAAGCAGCAGCAGCCTCTAGGAAAAGCAAGCAAAGAAGAACATGCTGAAAAATCTG GTCAATCAAATTCTCTGCCTTTACCAATGTCAATGACTAGCTGGCCTGGTGGGCTTCCTCCGATGGG ATACATGACACCAATACAAGGAGTTGTATCAATGGATGGAAGCACTGTTTCCCCAGCTCCAATACAG CCGTTTTTTTCTCAACCTCGGCCAAAAAGGTGTGCAACTCATTGCTATATTGCTCGGAATATACACTATCTCCAGCAAATCGTGAAGATGAACCCTTTCTGGCCAGCAGCGGCGGCAGCAGCTGGCTCGGCATCTTTATTTGGATCCAAGGCCTGCAATCTCGGTGTTGTGCCCCCTGCTGATCTGCATGGTAATATCGCTGGGAGGGGCGTCAATAATGCACAGGACAAAGGCCAGGGCCTTGCTATCTTTCCAGGTCATGCTGGGAAAGACAAAGTTTCTCAACCTGCCAGTATTGCAGATGCTGGTCAGAGAAAGCAACAGATTTTGCTGCAGCAAGCCTTGCCTCCTGTTGCACCTAACAATATACTG CATGGACCTGCTTTCATCTTCCCTCTAAACCACCAGCAGGCAGCAGTTGCAGCTGCTTCTGCTCGGCCTTCATCGGCTAAGCTGCCTCCTACCACCGGTGGCAATGTTACTTCAGCTAATACGTCCAGTTCTGCTGCTGTTAATACCTCAGCAACAGCCAGTGGACCGCCAGCTGCTGTGAGCTTCAACTACCCAAATATGCCTACAAGTGAAACTCAGTACTTGGCAATCTTGCAAAATAATGCTTATCCATTTCCACTTCCAGCACCACCTAATTTTAGAGGAACTCATCCTAATGCAATGCCTTTGTTTAATGGATCATTTTATTCTTCTCAAATTATCCATCCCTCCCAACTTCAACAGCAGCCACAGCCGCAGGCATCTGCATCTCAGTCGCAGCAAATGCCACAAAGTCATCAAAATACTAGTATATCTAGTGGTTCATCATCGTCCCAGAAGCATTTGCAGAGCCAACAGCAGCGGCCTTCTGGAACTGGTGATGTTAGCGGAACTGCCACTGGAAACTTGAATAATTTTCCAGCTCCAAAAATTAGACCTCCTCAGCAGTCACAACAGTCCCCAAATCAGCACATCACCCTTCCTCAAGGACGCCAGCTTGAGAATGAGGTGGGTACTGAAGATAGTCCCTCGACTGCTGATAGCAGAGGATCTCGTGCCCCAGTGAATATCTATGGGCAAAATTTTGCAATGCCTATTCATGCTCAGAGCTATGCCTTGCTGACTCCACCAGCTGCTTTAGCCAATGCATCTGCTACAAATGGTACTGGTaatcaaagtgaaaaaaagcAGCAGCACCAGCAGCAAGGATTGAAGACTCTAGTGGATTCGCTACCAGCTCAAGCATTTGCAATGTCTTTTGCTTCCATAAATGGAGCTACTGCTGCTCCAGGTATTGACTTATCCTCTATGGCACAAAACCATGCCATTCTTCAGAGCCTTCCAGAAGCTAGGCAGATGATGGCTGCAAATGCTGCCCAAGTTGCTCAGCAGAGGAAGAATTTCAGAGTTTCCGAGGACAGTAAAAGTGGAGGAGGTGATTCCTTGAATGCTGATGATGAAAGAAAAGGATTAGTAGGGAAGTCTACGGCATCTGTTGGGCAGTCCATCGCATTTTCGAGATCAGAATTTGCAGATGCATCTGGGCCCCCTGCAGTGGCAAATAGTGTGATTGATAGCTCTCGATCAGTAAGCCTTGCATCAGGTGCTGCAAGGACCTCTCGTCCGACTATGTCTAATAGTGTTGGGGCCGTTGGTGTCTCAAATGCTCAGCTGCAAGCTCAACATCAACCGCAGCAAATTATGCAATTTCATAAGCATCAGCAGCAGTTTGTAGCTGCTGCAGCGGCATGGAGTAAGAATCCACCAACTGGTAATGGCAGTGTTTACCCTGAGCATTTAGTTTCGTCCTCTCCTGGAACTGCTAAATTTCCAAATGCACTCTCTGCTTTTCCACAAAACCTTGTGCAAAGCAGCAACAGCAGCAGCCCAACTCAGTCCCCTCAGTGGAAAAATTCTACCAGATCCACTCCATCGCAAGTTCCATCGTCTTTCCAGTCATCAAGTACATCGTCTCTAAAAAATCTTCCGCAGCAACACGGTAGAACCCAGCCAAGTCGGTCACAAATATCATTTGCAGCAAATCAGAAATCATCAGCAGCTCCTGCAGGACCACCACCCTCCAGTACTAATCAGTCCCCTGCCTCTCCTATGATGGTTGGATCGCCTTCAACTTCAACAATCTCGAAGGGTGCTAGTGGAAGCCCAAGAACCACTACTTCGGCCTCTGCTAGTGGTAAAGCAGGCCAAGCTTCTTTATCGGCACAGCAGGCCAAGAACTCATCTGTTGCTGGCCAGAAATCTTCTCCTGTTGGTGGGAGGAATGTGCCATCTATTCTTGGAGGCACACACATCGCTGTAACTTCAATCAGTGGACCCAAACCTCAAATGCAGCATCAGCAGCATCAGCATCAGCATCAGCATCAGCATCAGCAGCAAATAACAAAGAACTTGCAGCAAGCTCAACTTTTTTTCTCAAATCCTTATATGCAGTCTCAGTCCCCAAATTCTACTGGTACCAATTCAGCTGTATCTGTTCCTGGTGGAGGATACTATGTACAGAGAAGGCGTCCTGATCAACAGCAGCAGGCCCAACCCCAGCAGCCTCCAGGCTCATCTACATCATCTTCAACTGGGATGTTATCATTGTGTCCTGTTTCTTTAGCTGGTGCTAGCACGTCTGATCCTGCAAAAGCAATTGCTGCTGCAACTGCGGCTGCAAATAGTTTGAAAGGGGGTAGTTTGGCGTCCCAGAGCATTCTTCAAGCTGCCCAATTTGCTGCCCAGTCATCTGGTACCCAGCATCAGTTGGGCTTTGCTTATGTACATGCGGTTCCTGCCGGGGTCCAAGTGAAACCTGTTGAACAGAAGCAACCTGCTG CCTGA
- the LOC140037518 gene encoding protein TIME FOR COFFEE-like isoform X1: MMDRNREARRAAASMVASSNGLPRRRHRSSNSLRDSPDEDGPVELQESVRLRERVKKDRERDRDRDRERDRDRERERERERERERSSRSSKRRRGERIMIHGSNRDDGGEDSSEESVNDDEDEDDEDNATTTAAAAAANNTHNGHHNSGGVRLLPPNPAAASVGVNSMSNHFHSSNSNSHHHHHHHNNTNNNNSSTNHNHQQNHNLQHRKSFPPSAAKVFRAAPVWKAGDEMIGVSVPRKARSASTKRSHDWINSSNTGGNNGGCGGGGGGGGAGVAGVGGGEQIQQPAPASPVRQGLITTTSTPLPVAPMSPSSSNASVRKKIKPNGPKQPRPPKSSSKASSSNPEELEIEIAEVLYGLMTQSQAPPKKEILSNDSREVNRSSSDAKSRVSSPISNSPSTANIQSSPSILPPNSVSSPAGTLSAVAPKRKRPRQVSENPGIYSVRNSPISSTTAKLEADQTPKAETSSPNLEKNSGSTAEGGYDLGNLMNSHVLPPAVAELPLPEPMKVDSEAKLEVKAALAEELGESRDVVLPKEEVVSSPKKESPAVRAEETNREDAASVAALASATKISLTVPEVDKQRGEKFQIDLEAPPPQLRSSPERDGQICLGSASMNHKPIASDVNTEMKPMVAKDKHDEKMVKIGKENGVNVGADEKKVKSAGEDTELPKRGENKPRIIDLQLDLEKPERENGAGNKLQAVHKQQQPLGKASKEEHAEKSGQSNSLPLPMSMTSWPGGLPPMGYMTPIQGVVSMDGSTVSPAPIQPFFSQPRPKRCATHCYIARNIHYLQQIVKMNPFWPAAAAAAGSASLFGSKACNLGVVPPADLHGNIAGRGVNNAQDKGQGLAIFPGHAGKDKVSQPASIADAGQRKQQILLQQALPPVAPNNILHGPAFIFPLNHQQAAVAAASARPSSAKLPPTTGGNVTSANTSSSAAVNTSATASGPPAAVSFNYPNMPTSETQYLAILQNNAYPFPLPAPPNFRGTHPNAMPLFNGSFYSSQIIHPSQLQQQPQPQASASQSQQMPQSHQNTSISSGSSSSQKHLQSQQQRPSGTGDVSGTATGNLNNFPAPKIRPPQQSQQSPNQHITLPQGRQLENEVGTEDSPSTADSRGSRAPVNIYGQNFAMPIHAQSYALLTPPAALANASATNGTGNQSEKKQQHQQQGLKTLVDSLPAQAFAMSFASINGATAAPGIDLSSMAQNHAILQSLPEARQMMAANAAQVAQQRKNFRVSEDSKSGGGDSLNADDERKGLVGKSTASVGQSIAFSRSEFADASGPPAVANSVIDSSRSVSLASGAARTSRPTMSNSVGAVGVSNAQLQAQHQPQQIMQFHKHQQQFVAAAAAWSKNPPTGNGSVYPEHLVSSSPGTAKFPNALSAFPQNLVQSSNSSSPTQSPQWKNSTRSTPSQVPSSFQSSSTSSLKNLPQQHGRTQPSRSQISFAANQKSSAAPAGPPPSSTNQSPASPMMVGSPSTSTISKGASGSPRTTTSASASGKAGQASLSAQQAKNSSVAGQKSSPVGGRNVPSILGGTHIAVTSISGPKPQMQHQQHQHQHQHQHQQQITKNLQQAQLFFSNPYMQSQSPNSTGTNSAVSVPGGGYYVQRRRPDQQQQAQPQQPPGSSTSSSTGMLSLCPVSLAGASTSDPAKAIAAATAAANSLKGGSLASQSILQAAQFAAQSSGTQHQLGFAYVHAVPAGVQVKPVEQKQPAGNDNLHACWQPEKK; this comes from the exons ATGATGGATAGAAATAGGGAGGCCAGAAGGGCAGCGGCTAGTATGGTGGCCTCTTCTAATGGCTTACCTCGAAGAAGACATAGAAGCAGCAATAGTCTTAGAGATTCCCCAG ATGAAGATGGACCGGTTGAGTTGCAAGAATCGGTCAGGTTAAGAGAAAGAGTGAAGAAAGATCGAGAGAGGGATCGAGATCGAGATCGAGAAAGGGACAGAGATAGGGAAAGAGAAAGGGAacgagaaagagaaagagaaaggtcAAGTAGGAGTAGTAAAAGGAGGAGAGGTGAAAGAATAATGATTCATGGAAGTAATAGAGATGACGGTGGTGAAGATAGTTCGGAAGAAAGTGtaaatgatgatgaagatgaagatgatgaagataaCGCTACCACcaccgccgccgccgccgccgccaaTAATACTCACAACGGCCACCACAACAGTGGTGGGGTAAGGTTGCTGCCGCCTAATCCGGCAGCAGCTTCGGTTGGGGTGAATTCGATGTCAAACCATTTTCATAGTAGTAACAGCAATAGCCACCATCATCATCACCATcataataatactaataacaATAATAGTAGTACTAATCATAATCATCAACAAAATCATAATCTTCAGCACCGGAAGAGCTTTCCACCTAGTGCAGCCAAGGTTTTTCGGGCCGCTCCGGTGTGGAAAGCTGGTGATGAAATGATTGGTGTTTCAGTCCCCAGAAAAGCTCGCTCAG catCTACAAAGAGGTCACATGATTGGATTAATTCAAGTAATACTGGTGGAAATAACGGTGGAtgtggaggtggaggtggaggtggaggagCTGGGGTGGCAGGAGTTGGTGGTGGAGAGCAGATTCAGCAGCCAGCTCCGGCTTCACCGGTGAGGCAGGGCTTAATTACAACGACGTCAACGCCGTTGCCGGTGGCTCCAATGTCACCTTCTTCTTCCAATGCTTCAGTTAGGAAGAAGATT AAGCCTAATGGGCCGAAGCAGCCAAGGCCACCCAAGTCATCTTCAAAGGCATCCTCATCGAATCCAGAAGAGCTTGAGATAGAAATAGCTGAAGTCTTGTATGGATTGATGACTCAGTCGCAAGCTCCtccaaagaaagaaattttatccAATGATTCAAGAGAAGTCAACAGATCAAGTAGTGATGCTAAATCAAGGGTTTCTTCTCCGATCTCCAACTCGCCATCAACGGCGAATATTCAGTCCTCTCCCTCCATATTACCTCCCAATTCAGTCTCCTCACCTGCTGGAACCTTATCAGCTGTTG CTCCAAAGAGGAAGAGACCGAGACAAGTGTCGGAGAATCCTGGGATTTATAGTGTTCGGAACAGCCCCATTTCATCTACAACGGCCAAGTTGGAAGCTGATCAGACCCCCAAGGCTGAGACTTCTTCTCCCAATTTGGAGAAAAACTCGGGATCTACAGCTGAAGGTGGGTATGATTTGGGCAATTTAATGAATTCACACGTGTTACCGCCGGCGGTGGCGGAGCTTCCACTGCCGGAGCCGATGAAGGTGGATTCAGAGGCAAAGTTGGAGGTGAAGGCGGCCCTGGCTGAAGAATTAGGCGAAAGCAGAGATGTAGTACTTCCTAAAGAGGAGGTCGTGAGTTCTCCAAAGAAGGAATCCCCTGCAGTAAGGGCAGAGGAGACTAATCGTGAGGATGCTGCATCAGTTGCAGCTTTGGCTTCAGCTACCAAGAT AAGTTTGACTGTTCCTGAGGTGGATAAACAAAGAGGAGAAAAATTCCAGATAGACCTTGAG GCTCCTCCTCCACAGTTGAGATCATCACCTGAAAGAGATGGCCAAATTTGTCTTGGGTCGGCATCAATGAATCATAAGCCTATTGCATCCGATGTTAACACT GAAATGAAGCCAATGGTTGCTAAAGATAAGCATGACGAGAAGATGGTGAAGATTGGAAAAGAAAACGGTGTAAATGTGGGAGCTGATGAAAAGAAAGTGAAATCAGCAGGGGAAGATACAGAATTGCCGAAGAGAGGTGAAAATAAGCCCAGAATTATCGATCTTCAACTGGATTTGGAAAAGCCAGAAAGAGAAAATGGCGCAGGTAACAAATTGCAGGCAGTTCACAAGCAGCAGCAGCCTCTAGGAAAAGCAAGCAAAGAAGAACATGCTGAAAAATCTG GTCAATCAAATTCTCTGCCTTTACCAATGTCAATGACTAGCTGGCCTGGTGGGCTTCCTCCGATGGG ATACATGACACCAATACAAGGAGTTGTATCAATGGATGGAAGCACTGTTTCCCCAGCTCCAATACAG CCGTTTTTTTCTCAACCTCGGCCAAAAAGGTGTGCAACTCATTGCTATATTGCTCGGAATATACACTATCTCCAGCAAATCGTGAAGATGAACCCTTTCTGGCCAGCAGCGGCGGCAGCAGCTGGCTCGGCATCTTTATTTGGATCCAAGGCCTGCAATCTCGGTGTTGTGCCCCCTGCTGATCTGCATGGTAATATCGCTGGGAGGGGCGTCAATAATGCACAGGACAAAGGCCAGGGCCTTGCTATCTTTCCAGGTCATGCTGGGAAAGACAAAGTTTCTCAACCTGCCAGTATTGCAGATGCTGGTCAGAGAAAGCAACAGATTTTGCTGCAGCAAGCCTTGCCTCCTGTTGCACCTAACAATATACTG CATGGACCTGCTTTCATCTTCCCTCTAAACCACCAGCAGGCAGCAGTTGCAGCTGCTTCTGCTCGGCCTTCATCGGCTAAGCTGCCTCCTACCACCGGTGGCAATGTTACTTCAGCTAATACGTCCAGTTCTGCTGCTGTTAATACCTCAGCAACAGCCAGTGGACCGCCAGCTGCTGTGAGCTTCAACTACCCAAATATGCCTACAAGTGAAACTCAGTACTTGGCAATCTTGCAAAATAATGCTTATCCATTTCCACTTCCAGCACCACCTAATTTTAGAGGAACTCATCCTAATGCAATGCCTTTGTTTAATGGATCATTTTATTCTTCTCAAATTATCCATCCCTCCCAACTTCAACAGCAGCCACAGCCGCAGGCATCTGCATCTCAGTCGCAGCAAATGCCACAAAGTCATCAAAATACTAGTATATCTAGTGGTTCATCATCGTCCCAGAAGCATTTGCAGAGCCAACAGCAGCGGCCTTCTGGAACTGGTGATGTTAGCGGAACTGCCACTGGAAACTTGAATAATTTTCCAGCTCCAAAAATTAGACCTCCTCAGCAGTCACAACAGTCCCCAAATCAGCACATCACCCTTCCTCAAGGACGCCAGCTTGAGAATGAGGTGGGTACTGAAGATAGTCCCTCGACTGCTGATAGCAGAGGATCTCGTGCCCCAGTGAATATCTATGGGCAAAATTTTGCAATGCCTATTCATGCTCAGAGCTATGCCTTGCTGACTCCACCAGCTGCTTTAGCCAATGCATCTGCTACAAATGGTACTGGTaatcaaagtgaaaaaaagcAGCAGCACCAGCAGCAAGGATTGAAGACTCTAGTGGATTCGCTACCAGCTCAAGCATTTGCAATGTCTTTTGCTTCCATAAATGGAGCTACTGCTGCTCCAGGTATTGACTTATCCTCTATGGCACAAAACCATGCCATTCTTCAGAGCCTTCCAGAAGCTAGGCAGATGATGGCTGCAAATGCTGCCCAAGTTGCTCAGCAGAGGAAGAATTTCAGAGTTTCCGAGGACAGTAAAAGTGGAGGAGGTGATTCCTTGAATGCTGATGATGAAAGAAAAGGATTAGTAGGGAAGTCTACGGCATCTGTTGGGCAGTCCATCGCATTTTCGAGATCAGAATTTGCAGATGCATCTGGGCCCCCTGCAGTGGCAAATAGTGTGATTGATAGCTCTCGATCAGTAAGCCTTGCATCAGGTGCTGCAAGGACCTCTCGTCCGACTATGTCTAATAGTGTTGGGGCCGTTGGTGTCTCAAATGCTCAGCTGCAAGCTCAACATCAACCGCAGCAAATTATGCAATTTCATAAGCATCAGCAGCAGTTTGTAGCTGCTGCAGCGGCATGGAGTAAGAATCCACCAACTGGTAATGGCAGTGTTTACCCTGAGCATTTAGTTTCGTCCTCTCCTGGAACTGCTAAATTTCCAAATGCACTCTCTGCTTTTCCACAAAACCTTGTGCAAAGCAGCAACAGCAGCAGCCCAACTCAGTCCCCTCAGTGGAAAAATTCTACCAGATCCACTCCATCGCAAGTTCCATCGTCTTTCCAGTCATCAAGTACATCGTCTCTAAAAAATCTTCCGCAGCAACACGGTAGAACCCAGCCAAGTCGGTCACAAATATCATTTGCAGCAAATCAGAAATCATCAGCAGCTCCTGCAGGACCACCACCCTCCAGTACTAATCAGTCCCCTGCCTCTCCTATGATGGTTGGATCGCCTTCAACTTCAACAATCTCGAAGGGTGCTAGTGGAAGCCCAAGAACCACTACTTCGGCCTCTGCTAGTGGTAAAGCAGGCCAAGCTTCTTTATCGGCACAGCAGGCCAAGAACTCATCTGTTGCTGGCCAGAAATCTTCTCCTGTTGGTGGGAGGAATGTGCCATCTATTCTTGGAGGCACACACATCGCTGTAACTTCAATCAGTGGACCCAAACCTCAAATGCAGCATCAGCAGCATCAGCATCAGCATCAGCATCAGCATCAGCAGCAAATAACAAAGAACTTGCAGCAAGCTCAACTTTTTTTCTCAAATCCTTATATGCAGTCTCAGTCCCCAAATTCTACTGGTACCAATTCAGCTGTATCTGTTCCTGGTGGAGGATACTATGTACAGAGAAGGCGTCCTGATCAACAGCAGCAGGCCCAACCCCAGCAGCCTCCAGGCTCATCTACATCATCTTCAACTGGGATGTTATCATTGTGTCCTGTTTCTTTAGCTGGTGCTAGCACGTCTGATCCTGCAAAAGCAATTGCTGCTGCAACTGCGGCTGCAAATAGTTTGAAAGGGGGTAGTTTGGCGTCCCAGAGCATTCTTCAAGCTGCCCAATTTGCTGCCCAGTCATCTGGTACCCAGCATCAGTTGGGCTTTGCTTATGTACATGCGGTTCCTGCCGGGGTCCAAGTGAAACCTGTTGAACAGAAGCAACCTGCTG GAAATGACAATTTGCATGCGTGCTGGCAGCCTGAGAAGAAATGA